A genomic region of Trifolium pratense cultivar HEN17-A07 linkage group LG3, ARS_RC_1.1, whole genome shotgun sequence contains the following coding sequences:
- the LOC123914118 gene encoding uncharacterized protein LOC123914118 isoform X1: MDPATSKGSGEMLDHVDKRVYENLSHLDEGVATDAGAGCSLGDRVSVCGEDRNSEETCSNDLGLNEELKERSLEDKGQNQNVGVDPRKSNDELHGVDQGTSYNSSNSVNGEALETCVAIDSSAQVECINGGDNRKLEAKPNESGLHVLSIKTPKGVSETDKNSCVIDMNCGSCGDFNENSDGEMICRICHLASGQPLEAMAVGTPNSVNDNDKTGLIMLGCACKDELGIAHRHCAEAWFKIKGNRLCEICGETAKNISEVTDNGFMEEWCESGFIDNGNTSHRRLVGCWTGQPFCNFLMACLVIAFVLPWFFRVKMF; the protein is encoded by the exons ATGGATCCAGCAACAAGCAAAGGTAGTGGTGAAATGTTGGATCATGTTGATAAAAGGGTTTATGAGAATTTGAGTCATTTGGATGAAGGAGTTGCAACTGATGCAGGAGCTGGATGTAGCTTGGGTGATAGGGTTAGTGTCTGCGGTGAAGATCGGAATTCAGAAGAGACTTGCAGCAATGATCTTGGATTGAATGAGGAGTTAAAGGAGAGATCTTTAGAAGATAAGGGTCAGAATCAGAATGTTGGTGTTGATCCCCGAAAAAGCAACGATGAATTGCACGGGGTTGATCAAGGGACTAGTTATAATTCAAGTAATTCGGTTAATGGGGAAGCACTTGAGACCTGTGTTGCAATAGATTCTTCTGCTCAGGTTGAGTGTATTAATGGCGGAGATAATAGAAAATTGGAAGCTAAACCGAATGAATCGGGGCTGCACGTGTTATCGATTAAAACACCTAAAGGGGTGTCTGAAACTGATAAAAATTCATGTGTGATTGATATGAACTGTGGCAGCTGCGGAGATTTTAACGAGAATTCCGATGGTGAAATGATTTGTAGGATTTGCCATCTGGCTTCTGGGCAACCGTTAGAAGCAATGGCTGTTGGAACTCCAAATAGTgttaatgataatgataaaacAGGTTTGATTATGCTTGGTTGTGCATGTAAAGATGAACTAGGCATTGCACACCGTCATTGCGCTGAGGCATGGTTCAAGATTAAAGGAAACAG GTTGTGCGAAATATGCGGTGAGACAGCAAAAAATATTTCCGAAGTTACTGATAATGGATTTATGGAAGAATGGTGTGAAAGTGGATTCATCGACAATGGTAACACATCACACCGCCGCTTGGTTGGATGCTGGACCGGGCAACCATTCTGTAACTTCTTAATGGCGTGCCTGGTAATAGCTTTTGTTCTGCCATGGTTCTTTCGTGTAAAGATGTTCTAG
- the LOC123914118 gene encoding uncharacterized protein LOC123914118 isoform X2 gives MDPATSKGAGCSLGDRVSVCGEDRNSEETCSNDLGLNEELKERSLEDKGQNQNVGVDPRKSNDELHGVDQGTSYNSSNSVNGEALETCVAIDSSAQVECINGGDNRKLEAKPNESGLHVLSIKTPKGVSETDKNSCVIDMNCGSCGDFNENSDGEMICRICHLASGQPLEAMAVGTPNSVNDNDKTGLIMLGCACKDELGIAHRHCAEAWFKIKGNRLCEICGETAKNISEVTDNGFMEEWCESGFIDNGNTSHRRLVGCWTGQPFCNFLMACLVIAFVLPWFFRVKMF, from the exons ATGGATCCAGCAACAAGCAAAG GAGCTGGATGTAGCTTGGGTGATAGGGTTAGTGTCTGCGGTGAAGATCGGAATTCAGAAGAGACTTGCAGCAATGATCTTGGATTGAATGAGGAGTTAAAGGAGAGATCTTTAGAAGATAAGGGTCAGAATCAGAATGTTGGTGTTGATCCCCGAAAAAGCAACGATGAATTGCACGGGGTTGATCAAGGGACTAGTTATAATTCAAGTAATTCGGTTAATGGGGAAGCACTTGAGACCTGTGTTGCAATAGATTCTTCTGCTCAGGTTGAGTGTATTAATGGCGGAGATAATAGAAAATTGGAAGCTAAACCGAATGAATCGGGGCTGCACGTGTTATCGATTAAAACACCTAAAGGGGTGTCTGAAACTGATAAAAATTCATGTGTGATTGATATGAACTGTGGCAGCTGCGGAGATTTTAACGAGAATTCCGATGGTGAAATGATTTGTAGGATTTGCCATCTGGCTTCTGGGCAACCGTTAGAAGCAATGGCTGTTGGAACTCCAAATAGTgttaatgataatgataaaacAGGTTTGATTATGCTTGGTTGTGCATGTAAAGATGAACTAGGCATTGCACACCGTCATTGCGCTGAGGCATGGTTCAAGATTAAAGGAAACAG GTTGTGCGAAATATGCGGTGAGACAGCAAAAAATATTTCCGAAGTTACTGATAATGGATTTATGGAAGAATGGTGTGAAAGTGGATTCATCGACAATGGTAACACATCACACCGCCGCTTGGTTGGATGCTGGACCGGGCAACCATTCTGTAACTTCTTAATGGCGTGCCTGGTAATAGCTTTTGTTCTGCCATGGTTCTTTCGTGTAAAGATGTTCTAG